CAGTGCTATTATTCATCTCTGTAGCTACAATATTGGCTTGATTTTTATCATTTACAATCTGGAAAGTAAAGGCACCCGTTTGATTCCAGGCACGAATAGCTTCCTGATAAGCTGAGCGAAATGTCTCGTCTTGTGTATCTATATAAACCGTAGCACTCGCTGTGTCCCATCGGACACCAGACGCTTGGTGACCATGATTGTCCGATAGCTGTTTGGTCAGGTCTTTCACATTTTGCCCGACACCTAGCTGACTATCCTGTCCACTTACATATCGATAAATTTGACTGACATCTTGCTGAAGTGTTGTCGAAAAATTGCTTTTAGAAGGACTAATGACATACAAGATTCCCACT
This Streptococcus anginosus DNA region includes the following protein-coding sequences:
- a CDS encoding matrixin family metalloprotease encodes the protein MRFIFRIFSALLRLIWRLVYSLALTALFLVGILYVISPSKSNFSTTLQQDVSQIYRYVSGQDSQLGVGQNVKDLTKQLSDNHGHQASGVRWDTASATVYIDTQDETFRSAYQEAIRAWNQTGAFTFQIVNDKNQANIVATEMNNSTVSAAGEAESKTNLLTKRFTNVTVRLNRYYLLNSQYSYSYERIVNTAEHELGHAIGLEHNEEKSVMQSAGSFYGIQAVDVQAVKELYQA